In Solea senegalensis isolate Sse05_10M linkage group LG6, IFAPA_SoseM_1, whole genome shotgun sequence, one genomic interval encodes:
- the LOC122771273 gene encoding axin-2-like, producing the protein MSRALTEHISSSFREDAPRPPVPGEEGEASCYTPSRSAKMRAQSKVKETPAAASAPPGSTPRRNEDGLGEPEGSASPDSPLVRWTKSLHFLLGDQDGAHLFRTFLERENCVDTLDFWFACNGFRQMDLKDTKTLRVAKVIFKRYIENNSIVAKQLKPATKTFIRDSIKKQQIDSAMFDQAQTEIQSNMEENAYQMFLTSDIYLEYVRAGCENAGYMNHGALGSLKLMCGYLPPLMEEEEWSCTDLKAKTLRSVVGLSAKTLRATATIRTAAEILENSCRSHRRGDPASPYFVNSGYIFAPATSANDSEISSDATTDDSMSMTDSSVDGIPPYKLGTKKQLQREMHRSVKVNGQVTLPHFPRTYRLPKEMTPVEPSAFAAQLIARLEKLKREQDTMSSLEERLQQIQEEEEREESSDPANNTSLHHPLLPSGSQCEEDPQAILDEHLSRVLKTPGCQSPGVARHSPRSRSPDRTGAVVSAGHGPLFSGFPGAKVLMTGRQSTKHIHHHYIHHHHAGLKTKEQIEAEAAQRVQCLCPPGGANYSDFSPARCSTLSKRPLKATDEGVSSPRLPLDATDRSQNVWQWILESERQGKHKPHSTQGLKKSSPLDSKIQPGRPHYSWGGGGIGSGSHLRGHHPGHPFIQDPAMPPLPPPNTLAQLEEACRRLEEVSKPPKQRHSTAASSLQRDRNHPAAAFPAGDNALATSGLQSDESKELVVTYFFCGEEIPYRSMMKTHCLTLGHFKEQLSKKGSYRYYFKKESDEFECGAVFEEVWEDAAVLPMYEGKVLGKVERMD; encoded by the exons ATGAGCAGGGCGCTCACGGAGCACATCAGCAGTAGCTTCCGAGAAGATGCTCCTCGTCCTCCGGTAccgggggaggagggagaggcgTCATGCTACACCCCCAGCAGATCTGCCAAAATGAGAGCGCAGAGCAAGGTTAAAGAAACCCCCGCCGCTGCCTCCGCGCCTCCCGGTTCCACACCGCGGAGGAACGAGGATGGGCTCGGGGAGCCAGAGGGCAGCGCGTCCCCGGACTCACCCTTAGTCCGGTGGACGAAGTCCCTGCATTTTCTCCTGGGCGACCAGGACGGCGCtcacctcttcaggaccttctTGGAGCGGGAGAACTGCGTGGACACTTTGGACTTTTGGTTCGCCTGCAACGGCTTCAGGCAAATGGACTTAAAGGATACCAAAACGCTGAGAGTTGCCAAAGTTATTTTCAAGCGGTACATCGAGAACAACAGCATTGTCGCCAAGCAGCTGAAACCCGCCACCAAGACCTTCATAAGGGATAGTATTAAGAAACAGCAAATCGATTCTGCCATGTTCGACCAGGCGCAGACGGAGATTCAGTCCAACATGGAGGAGAACGCGTACCAGATGTTTTTGACCTCTGACATATACCTCGAATACGTGCGCGCTGGCTGCGAGAACGCAGGCTACATGAACCACGGCGCCCTCGGCAGTCTGAAGCTGATGTGCGGATACCTGCCTCCGCtcatggaggaagaggaatggAGTTGTACTGACCTGAAAGCAAAAACATTACGGTCTGTGGTTGGACTGTCAGCCAAAACCCTGAGGGCCACTGCTACCATCCGGACAGCAGCTGAAATCCTGGAGAACAGTTGCAG GTCCCATCGTCGAGGCGACCCCGCCAGCCCCTACTTTGTCAACTCTGGCTACATATTTGCCCCCGCCACCAGTGCCAACGACAGCGAGATCTCCAGCGATGCCACGACAGACGATTCCATGTCCATGACAGACAGTAGTGT AGATGGAATCCCTCCATACAAGCTGGGCACCAAGAAGCAGCTCCAGAGGGAGATGCACCGCAGCGTCAAGGTCAATGGCCAGGTTACGCTACCCCACTTTCCT AGGACATACCGGCTGCCTAAGGAGATGACTCCTGTTGAGCCCTCTGCCTTTGCCGCCCAGCTCATAGCCCGGCTGGAGAAGCTGAAAAGAGAGCAGGACACCATGAGCTCGTTGGAAGAGAGGCTGCAGCAAATCCAGGAG gaggaggaaagagaggagagcagtGACCCGGCCAACAACACCTCCCTCCATCACCCTCTGCTCCCGTCTGGCAGTCAATGCGAGGAAGACCCGCAGGCTATCTTAGACGAGCACCTGTCCCGTGTCCTGAAGACACCCGGCTGCCAGTCACCAGGTGTAGCGCGGCACTCGCCGCGCTCACGCTCCCCAGACCGGACGGGCGCGGTCGTGTCGGCGGGTCACGGGCCTCTTTTCAGTGGTTTTCCTGGGGCCAAGGTCCTGATGACGGGCAGGCAGTCCACGAAGCACATCCACCATCACTACATCCACCATCACCACGCTGGGCTGAAGACCAAGGAGCAGATTGAGGCTGAGGCAGCTCAGCGTGTGCAGTGCCTCTGCCCTCCCGGGGGCGCCAATTATTCTGATTTCAGCCCTGC tcgCTGCAGCACTTTGTCCAAACGGCCGCTCAAGGCCACGGATGAGGGCGTGTCCTCACCACGCCTTCCCTTAGATGCCACTGATCGCTCTCAGAATGTTTGGCAGTGGATCctagagagtgagagacagggCAAGCACAAGCCACACAG cactcAAGGCCTGAAGAAATCCAGCCCACTTGACTCCAAGATCCAGCCTGGTCGGCCTCACTACTCTTGGGGCGGAGGCGGCATCGGCAGCGGGAGTCATCTCCGCGGTCACCACCCTGGTCACCCGTTTATCCAGGACCCAGCCATGCCACCACTGCCCCCGCCCAACACCCTGGCCCAGCTGGAGGAGGCCTGCCGCAGACTGGAGGAGGTCTCCAAACCACCCAAACAGAG GCATTCTACAGCAGCCAGCAGCCTTCAGCGAGACAGGAATCATCCAGCAGCTGCCTTTCCCGCAGGAGACAACGCTCTCGCCACCTCTGGACTCCAATCAGACGA GTCTAAGGAACTAGTGGTCACCTACTTCTTCTGTGGTGAGGAGATTCCTTATCGCAGCATGATGAAGACCCACTGCCTCACCCTGGGACACTTCAAGGAGCAGCTTAGCAAGAAAGGCAGCTACCG GTACTATTTCAAGAAGGAGAGTGATGAGTTTGAGTGCGGTGCCGTGTTTGAGGAGGTGTGGGAGGATGCCGCCGTGTTGCCCATGTATGAGGGCAAGGTCCTGGGCAAGGTGGAGAGGATGGACTAA